The sequence below is a genomic window from Chitinispirillum alkaliphilum.
CTCTTTTGCTGCAATCCAAATCCCCATTGGGACCGAATTGCCCGGAATAAACCCTTCAGTATATCTGATGCTGCCCGCCTCGGGTCAGAAGAAAAAACATTAAGTAAAACCATTCCCCCCCCTTTTTAGTGCAGGTGTAACAATATTTGATGAGTGAAATTTGGTAAAAGGGCAATTTGTATATGTTCACAGACCGATGCTTTTTTTGCATGAGAAAAACTCCTCACTTATATTGATAGTAATTCCTGTTTTTGATTACTAATGTTAGAGAGGAGCTGTTTGTATGATCAGGAAAAAAAGTATCTACAAGTGTGGTGTTTGTGGGAATGTCGTGGAATCGCTGTGGAATGGAAAACCCAGTATCGTATGTTGTGGCCAGGAGATGAATGAGCTTGTCGCCAATACTGTCGATGCTGCAGTGGAAAAGCATGTTCCTGTAATTGAACGGGAAGGTAAAAAAGTTACTGTGAAGGTGGGTGAAGCAGCTCATCCTATGACAAGTGAACACTACATCCTTTTTGTGGAACTTTTAGTCGGAGAAGACAAGGTTCTCAGACACGATTTTAAAGAGGGTGATACAGTTGCTGAGGCGGTCTTTTTTGTTGAGGAGGGAGTCCCCGTTAAAGCGAGGGAATTTTGTAATCTTCATGGACTTTGGGCAACGGCATAGGTCCCAAACGAAATTGAGACCAAGTTTTGATGCTGCGGAATTAGCTGTAAACCAAAGGTTAAGGCAATCTGAAGGAGTACTGTAATTGAAAACACACCTTGAGATTGCCCGGGTAAATCAAATTCCGAGACCGTATCGAAAGTGTTCCTGCTGTGTTAGGTAAACAAAAAGGAACACTTCGATACCTGCTTAGGATATAGAGGTGCTCAATGTGAGCGAATGATTTTTAGTGACTGTGGACAGAAATCTCCTGTTTACTGCGCATATACAGGCTCAACTGGGCCGTTTTTACATACAAGCACGCACTGCATCCGCTACAATCCTGACTCCATCTGCAATTTTGTCTTCCGGAGTATGTGAGAAAGCCAGTCGAAAACAGTTGTTTCTTTCCCCTTCGGGATCAAAGGCGCTTCCAACCACAAACGCAGCACCGCCCTCTATCGATTTATTGAACACATCAGAAGAATTTATGTTTTCCGGTAACGTTACCCAGACATAAAATCCTCCTTTCGGTGTAGTCCATTTTACCCCTTCGGGCATATTCTTTTCGAGACCGTCAAGCATGATCTGAGCTCTTCTGGCATAAACCGGGCGCAGAGTGGTCAGATACTCCTGAAGTTTCTTTTCTGAAAAGAATTTTGCGGCCAACACCTGAGTGTATGTTGAGGAACAGGCATCCATTGACTGCTTGGCAAGTTGGCATTTGTCAGCTATCTGAGCTGGCGCAAGTAACCATCCCAAACGTATCCCCGGACCGAAAATCTTGGCCAAAGAACCTGCATAGCAAATTGGAACCGAGTCGTCCTTAAGCAACGTTTTCATCGGGCGTGTCAGAAATTGATCTTTCGAATCAAAATAGAGTTCTCCATAAGGGTCATCCTCCAAAAGGCATATATCCTTGTTTTTCAAAAGCTCGATCAATGCTTTTTTGCGACTCTCGCTGTAAATGATTCCTGCAGGGTTATGAAAATATGGGTTAAGATAAACCATTTTCACCTTCTCGCCATACTTTTCAAGCAATTCTTCCAGTTCGGAGATGATAATGCCTTCTGAATCCATTGAAGCACCAACTGTTACAGCACCGTATGACTTGAATGCAGCGAGTGCACCGATAAAACTGGGGAATTCCGTTATTACAACATCTCCCGGGTCAAGCATCACTTTGCCCATAACACTTATCGCTTGCTGGGCTCCTGTGGTTACAATTAACTCTTGTCCGGATAGATCAAATCCCTTTGAAACGAGATACTCCTTTATCTCCTTTACCAGTGGCGGATATCCCTCTGTAGGGCAATACTGCATTGCACGTTGCTTTTCTTCACGTGAAAGGGAGTTGCAAATGTTATCAACCATTTCAACCGGAAACAACGAATTCGCAGGCATTCCTCCTGCAAAAGATATTATGGAGGGGTCTGCTGCCAGCTTCATCAATCTGCGGATCTCTGATGAACGCATATTTTGAGCACTGCTTGAAAACTTAACCATGATAACCTTTCTGGCTGAAAGTTTGTGTAAATAATAGAGAAAATAGTTGATTACAGGCTCGTATTGTAAAACATTCGTGCAGGCAGAACTGACTCTGTTTGGTACTCTGTTCAATCCGCCCCGTTTATTCAGAACTAATTAAATTTGCTGGGTATTATGTCAAAATGACTGGGGTTTAGAAAAGGCGAAATGGAATGGTTCCG
It includes:
- a CDS encoding desulfoferrodoxin encodes the protein MIRKKSIYKCGVCGNVVESLWNGKPSIVCCGQEMNELVANTVDAAVEKHVPVIEREGKKVTVKVGEAAHPMTSEHYILFVELLVGEDKVLRHDFKEGDTVAEAVFFVEEGVPVKAREFCNLHGLWATA
- a CDS encoding GntR family transcriptional regulator; the protein is MNRVPNRVSSACTNVLQYEPVINYFLYYLHKLSARKVIMVKFSSSAQNMRSSEIRRLMKLAADPSIISFAGGMPANSLFPVEMVDNICNSLSREEKQRAMQYCPTEGYPPLVKEIKEYLVSKGFDLSGQELIVTTGAQQAISVMGKVMLDPGDVVITEFPSFIGALAAFKSYGAVTVGASMDSEGIIISELEELLEKYGEKVKMVYLNPYFHNPAGIIYSESRKKALIELLKNKDICLLEDDPYGELYFDSKDQFLTRPMKTLLKDDSVPICYAGSLAKIFGPGIRLGWLLAPAQIADKCQLAKQSMDACSSTYTQVLAAKFFSEKKLQEYLTTLRPVYARRAQIMLDGLEKNMPEGVKWTTPKGGFYVWVTLPENINSSDVFNKSIEGGAAFVVGSAFDPEGERNNCFRLAFSHTPEDKIADGVRIVADAVRACM